A region of the Acinetobacter defluvii genome:
TGCCATCATAACTTGCACCACCACCATACGCGCCACCTTTTTCACGAATGGCGCTGTGTAAAAAACCATTACGTAAATACGCTGCCAAAACCATCAAGGGTGCAGCATCAGGATGCGATACTTCAACTGCTGGATATGCAGATGCACAGAATTGCACATTGGCTTGGATCAGCCACGCTTCATCTGCATCACTGGATGACTGTTCGACTTCGGTTAACAATACGGGTGCATGATCTACATCTAATTTATCCCAAACATTTTGAATCTCTTCAAGTAAACGCTCAGAATGGTGTTCTTCACATACCAACAAAAATTGTTTAGGTGCAAGCATTAAGCCACGATGAATAGATTTTAATTCATCAATCAGCGCATCAAATTCAGTTGGATCTTGTTCAATCTTAGTGACTAATTCAGTCAACCAATTTAACGCGCCTAAGCCTGTATTTTGATAATCACGTTGTGCTAAGGCACTGCTGTTACGAGATGCAATCTGCATCGCATAACTATGTCCTGAACCAGACAAACGCGATGCCCAACGTGTTTTGCGTTGCTGCAACAATTCTAAAATACGATCTTTTTCGTCGAAACGTAATTGCTCAAATGCCAATTTTAACAAGCCAATTGCGTCAAGTTTATCTGATAAAGACTTAGTCGTTAACGTCAACCAAGCGGTAATTTTACCTTTATCATTGATTTTTGAGCGCAAAGAAGCACCCATTCCCAAGCCACCACTTACCGCAGTTTGCAGTTGTTGTAACTCAAGATAATCATATTGTCCCGCACCGACTTCACCCATCAAAATCGACAGCAAATTGAAATACGGTGATTTTACAATTTGATCAGGAATTTGAATCAAGACTTGTTGATAATAAATTCCATTGGTACCCGCATGATACAGATTTAAAGGTGTATCGACTTGATTAGAAATAATTTCACGAAGTTGACCTTGCACAATATATAAATCCGCAGGAATGTCTTCCAAGCCCACTTTCGGCAATAAATTTAAATCATCTTCGGTTTCTTGACGGATTTTTAACGCTTCAGTTTGCGCAATAATTTCTGCTTTTTCAGCCTCTGTTAATGCTGCGCCGATTTTTGCTAAACGTGCTTTTTCATCTGCGGCTTCTTGTGCTGATTTATTGGCATCAGGCACTAAAGTCAATTGCACACGATGTGTATTGTCCAAAAGATAGGTTTGAATCAAGTTTGACAACCACATTGGGTCTTTCAGTTCTTCTTTTACTTCAGCAATGGCAGTATCTACATCCCATACATGTACAGGATCATTGTGATGAATCGCACTTCCTAAACCATTTAAAATCAAAGATAAACCATATGGCGTACCATCACCATTGATTTCACGTTGATGCAATTCGATTTGATGTAAAATTGCCTCTACAATCTCAGGATCAGCAGGTTGAGCTGCGGCTTGTTGTAAAATATGCAATACACCATTTTTAAATTCTTCAGCATGTTCAGGATTTGAACCCTGCACAGCACAATAGAATGTCATTTCAAAGTTAGAATCATCTAAGCCCATAAATGGACCTGTAGACTGTGCATAGCCACATGTTTCTAAATAATGACGTAATGGTGAAGCTGAATTTTCTAATAAAATTCCTTCGACTAAACGCATACCTAAACGAACTTTAATATTGCTCGCCTCAGGCAATAACCATGACAAAACATGATAAGTTTTGTCTTTAAGTTCATCACCATCTAGTGCATAGCTTTCTTGCACCGTAATCGGCGCAGCCAAACGCTGTTCAGGTTTTGAGTATAAAGTCTGACCTTTTTCAAATTTTGATAAGGCTAATTTTTCAAACTGTTCTTGTAAATCATAGGCTGTTTGATCCCCAAAAGTCATAAAGATTGCATTACTTGGATGATAATGTGATTTATAGAAAGTCACTAACTCATCGTAAGTCAGATCAGGAATGTCTTTTGGATCACCGCCTGAATTGTAGTGATACGTCGTTTTTGGAAATAAATGATGTGCCAGTTGGTGATAGAGCTGGTCTGAAGGAGAACTCATTGCTCCTTTCATCTCATTAAAAACTACACCTTTATACACAGGTTCGCCATTTTCAAGTTCAATACGAATGCCTTCTTGAGCAAAATCCAATGGATTTAAATTGGCTGCAAAAGCTGCATCCATATACACTTCAAGTAAGTTTTGAAAATCTTTTTTATTTTGAGTTGCAAATGGATAAGCTGTCCAATCCGCTGCGGTGAATGCATTCATAAATGTATTCATTGAACGGCGGATCATTAAGAAAAATGGATCACGTACGGGAAATTTTTCAGAACCACATAATGCAGTATGCTCTAAAATATGCGCTTCACCTTTGGAGTCCATCGGCTGGGTACGAAAGGCAACCAGAAATACATTTTCGTCATGTTCTGTCGCTAAGTGAAAATGTACCGCACCTGTCACTTTATGCTTATATTCTGAAACTAAAATATCTAAAGCTTCAACATGGTGTTGACGTACCAACTGAAACGCAGGATGAACAGTTTGGGCTAAGGTTTCAGTGACATCTACAGTCATGTGATCTCCTAAAATTAAAAAATTATGACATCTAATATGGCATTATACATTCAGAATTCAATCTAATTCATCTATTAAAAGTATTGTCATTACAAAAATCCCTAGCTTTATACTCGGAATTGTAAATTTAATTATTTTTCAAGTTATTGATAAAATTTTAAAATGGCTTGTTTTAGGAGGCTGACAATGCTCGCTGCGCGTATTCTCAAGCTTTTATTACTTAAAATAGCGCTGAATATACAACTACTTTCTATTGATGTTTTTAAATCACAAAAATAAAGCCCAATTGCTTAGGCTATTTAAATATCAGGATGTACTTTTAAATAGTAGATTAAGAAGATTATATCTGAACTCAACTGATTTTTTTTGACAAATAAATACAGACTAAAATTGCAACCAACAATACTGTAGATGCAGCAAAGCGACTCAAATCCAAACCACCATGATCGATAGGTTTATCTAAAAAATCTCCCACGACTGCCCCCAGAGGACGTGTCAAAATAAAGCCTGCCCAAAACAACACCGTCCGTGATACTTTCGTCCCAAAATACAATGCAACAATAACCACCAACAACCCTACATATAAGAAAACACCCCCTGTATAGCCCAATCCTGCGCTATCGGACGACCAATCACCTAATGCTGTGCCTAAGGTTTGCGAAAACGTAATGGTCAACCAATAAAACAGTTCTTTACGTGGGTGATCAATCGCGTGCGGAGAAATTGTGCCTTCAACTTTATACCAACTATACAAAGAAATGAGCACTAAGCTAAGTAATAAGGCACTTCCACCAAGATAGCCAATCCCTAATGAACGATCTACAAAATCTGCTAATGTTGTTCCTACAGTGGTACTGGCAATAATGGTGAACCAATATAAATAGGGTCGATAAATGTTAGAACGAATTTGAAAGAAGACAAAGGTAATGAAAATAAAAGCAAAAATAAAGGTACTGACCAAGTAACCTAAATTCATAGACATAGAAACGGCATCACCTGCTGTTTCACCGAATGTTGTGGCAAATATTTTAGTGATCCAAAACAGCAAAGTGACTTGAGGAACTTTAGAAATAAGCTCAGATTTAAAGTTTTGCATGACAACATTCTGAATATTGAAGAAAGTATCATGATTGGTGGAAGAACTTAATTTGAGCTTAAGCTTTTCAAAACTCAAACATTTTACATCATGTATTTATATGGGCATTATGGATGAAAAAACATCCTGTAAAACTTGAGTATCAAAATTTAGTAAGTCAATACTGTGAGGATTCAAACGTTTTTCTTACTGCATCACATTAAAATAAGCACTCAACATTACACCATTATTTTTTTAAATTTTACTGTGAAAAAATCAACTACTTAAAATTGGATAAATTTTAAATTTGGTCGCAGTTGGTCTTTTTAACCAATAGTCCAACATAATTTGTGTTTCAGGAAATAAATTTTCAGGCAATTTATCCAAAGCAAACCATTGCCAAACCTCAAATATGTCAGGTTCAGTGACTTGAATCGACTGTTTTAAATGGTGCTGTGAACGATCAAGCTGACACACAACACCTGTGGTCAAATTTAAATAATCACGCTGCAAATCACTCATTAAAATAAAGACTTGTACCTGTTCAGATGCAAGTTGTAATTGAGTTTCTTCAAATAGCTCTCTCACAGCAGCATCTTCAAAACTTTCATGTTCATCTACTTTTCCACCAGGAAAACACCATGTCACCGCTTCATCTTGTTTAATTCTTTTTCCTAATAAAACCTGTTGAGTGTCATCGAGCAACATGACCCCAACGCCGATCAAAGCTCGCTGCATTTTTGGCATATTTATCTACCTTTTTTAATAACGCTATCGGTTTTATCATAACGTATTGTGCCATTGATGAAATCTAGTGTTTAAGCTGAATTTTCCTCAACAAACTATTGTAAAACTGAGCATTCGTGTAAACTTTAGGTTTTTTAAGCATAACTGTGATGAATAACATGGCAACTGTTGATCTTTTTGCAATTGGCAATGCGCTTATTGACCAAGAATTTAAAGTCTCTGATGATTTTTTAACACAAGAAAATTTGCAAAAAGGCACCATGCAACTTACCGATGGTGAAACGCAAGCCCAACTCTATGCACATTTAAAACAAAGTCAAAACTATAAAGGTCAGGCTTCAGGCGGTTCTGCTGCCAATACTACAGTGGCATTTAGTGCGTTGGGTGCTTCAGCTTTCTATGCTTGCCGTGTCGGAAATGATGAGTTGGGGGCAGTTTATCTCGATGGCTTAAATGAAGCAGGGATTCAGACCTCTAAAAAATCTATCAGTGAAGGTGTTACAGGCACATGCATGGTGCTGGTAAGTGAAGACTCAGAACGCACGATGCATACTTACTTAGGGATCACCGCTGAACTCTCGGATGTGCAAATGGATTTTGAACCGCTAAAAACAGCAAAATGGCTGTATATCGAAGGTTATTTATCCACCAGTGACTCAGCTCGTGCAGCTGTAAAAGTTGCACGCCAAATTGCTAAAGAAAATGGTGTAAAAATCGCCCTGACTTTATCTGATCCAGCAATGGTGCAATATGCGCGTACAGGTTTAGATGAACTAATTGATGATGGTGTAGATCTGATTTTCTGTAATCAACAAGAAGCCATGATGTATACTGAAACTGGTTCAGTAGATGCAGCCTTGGCAAAATTAAAATTACTAAGCAATGATGTTGTCATTACAATGAGTGAAAAAGGTGCGCTAGTTTCCAATCAAGAGCAACAATTTTATGTACAAGGTCGTAAAGTGTTTGCTGTAGATGCCAATGGTGCTGGCGATGCTTTTGCAGGTGCATTTTTATATGCTTTAAATGCAGGTGAATCACTCCAAACTGCCGCTCAACTGGCCATCCTCATTTCTAGCGAAGTGGTTTCTCAGTTTGGTCCTCGTTTAGCGATTGCAGAGTACGCAAACTTACTTGAAAAATTTAAAAAGGAATGTGCATAAAATGTCTGAAAAAATTGCCATGATGGAAGAGATTCCAGAACGTGAAGCGCGTGCTTTTGATACCATGACGGGCGATACAATTTTTATCACGCAACGAGATGGTGTTTTTTATGCTTACCAAAACGTTTGTCCACATTTACAAACTGAACTCGAATTTCTAGAAAATCAGTTTTTAGACCAAGATGGTGAATATATTCAATGTTCAACACATGGCGCTTTGTTTGATGTTGAAACAGGTGAATGTATTTCTGGACCATGTTTGGGTGATACACTTGAAAAAGTAAATATCAAAGTACATTCTGATGGTGGTATTTACATCATAGAAGAATGATTTCCCTCTCAGGAACAGCCATGCTTGAATTTTTTTTAGAATACGATCTAATGCCTTTTCATTTCAGTGTTTTAGCATTAATTTTATTAAGCATGGCTGAAACTGTGGGTTATTATATCGGTCTCAGACCCAGTACCTTTCTGAAGCGTATCTCTCCGCATTGGCTCTCAGATGCCCCACTCTTGCAAGTAAAATTTGCCCGTGTATTGATTTTTGTCTTTCTCTTAATTAACTTTAGTTTCGCAGGTTATTTTCTACAATTATGTATTTTTGCAAGCCAAGAACAATTTTTCCCTTGGTATTATGTGATCCTACCTGCTTCTGTGATTGCGATTTTCTTTACCGTATTTATGATTCATTGCTTAGACCAAGTGATTAAACCTAAATTTACCCCTACAACGGTTAATTTATTAGGTCGTTTAGCAACAGTGTCTAGTGGCAACGCACGTCCTGGGTTTTCCGCCCAAGCACGTGTCCGAGATGAATTTGGTCAGTTGCATTATGTTCAAGTTGAACCCGAATTTGGTGAATTAGAGTTTCAATCACAAATTATTCTCATTCGCTTTCGTAAATCCCATTACATTGCTAAAAAAATTTCAAAACCGAATGACTTATTCAACTTAGAATAATTTTATTTTACAAATTGCCTTAAAAACACTCATATAAGTCCTATTAAGGTTATAATTTTCTGGTTTTTATTGCATTTATTTTTGTCTAATTCCATACTTATGTAACATAATTATTGTAATACAAAGCATTTTAGTCGGATTAAAATATCAATTTATACTATTTTAGTCGGATTTAATAAATATAATCATAAGCATTTTAATCAACTTTATTTTTTAGTTTATTTTTTAATTAAATCAACACTAAACTATTGTTTTATAAAAATTTAATAATATATTTATATTTTAACTGTTTTATCTATTTATTTTATGTTGTATTTTGTTTAATAATATAAATAGAGTTTAAATATAGGCTTTGTTATGAGCTTTAAACATACTGATATAAATCGTCGTCTGGTTAGAGAAATTACGATCATTTTAATAATTAAGATCGTGCTCTTACTTGTGATCAAGCATATCTGGTTTGACGCACCGACAATACCTAAAAATTTTGACAATCAAGTTGCTGAGCGTATTGCTGGCAATCCTTCCCAAACCAAGGAGACACGTTGATGATTGCTGAAAGCGTGGTCGATCTTTCGCGGTTCCAATTTGCAATGACCGCAATGTATCACTTTATTTTTGTACCTTTAACTCTGGGCTTGGCTTTTATTCTTGCCATTATGGAAACCACGTATGTGATTTCTGGTAAAGAAATTTATAAAGATATGACTAAGTTCTGGGGAAAACTCTTTGGTATTAACTTCGCTTTAGGGGTTACTACTGGTTTAACCATGGAGTTCCAGTTTGGTACAAACTGGGCGTATTACTCACATTACGTGGGTGATATTTTCGGTGCTCCACTTGCTATTGAAGGATTAATGGCTTTCTTCCTTGAGTCGACTTTTATTGGTTTATTCTTTTTCGGCTGGGATCGTTTATCTAAAGTGCAACACTTAGTAGTTACATGGCTGGTTGCTATTGGCTCAAATATGTCTGCTCTTTGGATTCTTGTTGCGAATGGTTGGATGCAAAACCCTGTAGGTTCAGCATTTAACTACGAAACAATGCGTATGGAACTTGTGGATTTTGGTGCGTTGATTTTCAACCCTGTTGCACAAGTAAAATTCGTTCATA
Encoded here:
- a CDS encoding Rieske (2Fe-2S) protein produces the protein MMEEIPEREARAFDTMTGDTIFITQRDGVFYAYQNVCPHLQTELEFLENQFLDQDGEYIQCSTHGALFDVETGECISGPCLGDTLEKVNIKVHSDGGIYIIEE
- a CDS encoding adenosine kinase, whose translation is MATVDLFAIGNALIDQEFKVSDDFLTQENLQKGTMQLTDGETQAQLYAHLKQSQNYKGQASGGSAANTTVAFSALGASAFYACRVGNDELGAVYLDGLNEAGIQTSKKSISEGVTGTCMVLVSEDSERTMHTYLGITAELSDVQMDFEPLKTAKWLYIEGYLSTSDSARAAVKVARQIAKENGVKIALTLSDPAMVQYARTGLDELIDDGVDLIFCNQQEAMMYTETGSVDAALAKLKLLSNDVVITMSEKGALVSNQEQQFYVQGRKVFAVDANGAGDAFAGAFLYALNAGESLQTAAQLAILISSEVVSQFGPRLAIAEYANLLEKFKKECA
- a CDS encoding insulinase family protein, with product MTVDVTETLAQTVHPAFQLVRQHHVEALDILVSEYKHKVTGAVHFHLATEHDENVFLVAFRTQPMDSKGEAHILEHTALCGSEKFPVRDPFFLMIRRSMNTFMNAFTAADWTAYPFATQNKKDFQNLLEVYMDAAFAANLNPLDFAQEGIRIELENGEPVYKGVVFNEMKGAMSSPSDQLYHQLAHHLFPKTTYHYNSGGDPKDIPDLTYDELVTFYKSHYHPSNAIFMTFGDQTAYDLQEQFEKLALSKFEKGQTLYSKPEQRLAAPITVQESYALDGDELKDKTYHVLSWLLPEASNIKVRLGMRLVEGILLENSASPLRHYLETCGYAQSTGPFMGLDDSNFEMTFYCAVQGSNPEHAEEFKNGVLHILQQAAAQPADPEIVEAILHQIELHQREINGDGTPYGLSLILNGLGSAIHHNDPVHVWDVDTAIAEVKEELKDPMWLSNLIQTYLLDNTHRVQLTLVPDANKSAQEAADEKARLAKIGAALTEAEKAEIIAQTEALKIRQETEDDLNLLPKVGLEDIPADLYIVQGQLREIISNQVDTPLNLYHAGTNGIYYQQVLIQIPDQIVKSPYFNLLSILMGEVGAGQYDYLELQQLQTAVSGGLGMGASLRSKINDKGKITAWLTLTTKSLSDKLDAIGLLKLAFEQLRFDEKDRILELLQQRKTRWASRLSGSGHSYAMQIASRNSSALAQRDYQNTGLGALNWLTELVTKIEQDPTEFDALIDELKSIHRGLMLAPKQFLLVCEEHHSERLLEEIQNVWDKLDVDHAPVLLTEVEQSSSDADEAWLIQANVQFCASAYPAVEVSHPDAAPLMVLAAYLRNGFLHSAIREKGGAYGGGASYDGNACAFRFYSYRDPRLAETFADFEASLNWLMTEEQKPHQLEEAILGLVSSMDKPGSPAGEAITACYALLHGRTPAFRRQMRERLLKVSLEDLKRVAQTYLIDQKPTKAVVAPFAKKEALEQLGFDIKKVN
- the cydP gene encoding cytochrome oxidase putative small subunit CydP, yielding MSFKHTDINRRLVREITIILIIKIVLLLVIKHIWFDAPTIPKNFDNQVAERIAGNPSQTKETR
- a CDS encoding COG4705 family protein, whose product is MQNFKSELISKVPQVTLLFWITKIFATTFGETAGDAVSMSMNLGYLVSTFIFAFIFITFVFFQIRSNIYRPYLYWFTIIASTTVGTTLADFVDRSLGIGYLGGSALLLSLVLISLYSWYKVEGTISPHAIDHPRKELFYWLTITFSQTLGTALGDWSSDSAGLGYTGGVFLYVGLLVVIVALYFGTKVSRTVLFWAGFILTRPLGAVVGDFLDKPIDHGGLDLSRFAASTVLLVAILVCIYLSKKIS
- a CDS encoding OB-fold-containig protein is translated as MLEFFLEYDLMPFHFSVLALILLSMAETVGYYIGLRPSTFLKRISPHWLSDAPLLQVKFARVLIFVFLLINFSFAGYFLQLCIFASQEQFFPWYYVILPASVIAIFFTVFMIHCLDQVIKPKFTPTTVNLLGRLATVSSGNARPGFSAQARVRDEFGQLHYVQVEPEFGELEFQSQIILIRFRKSHYIAKKISKPNDLFNLE
- a CDS encoding nucleotide triphosphate diphosphatase NUDT15 yields the protein MPKMQRALIGVGVMLLDDTQQVLLGKRIKQDEAVTWCFPGGKVDEHESFEDAAVRELFEETQLQLASEQVQVFILMSDLQRDYLNLTTGVVCQLDRSQHHLKQSIQVTEPDIFEVWQWFALDKLPENLFPETQIMLDYWLKRPTATKFKIYPILSS